One Hyphomicrobium sp. CS1GBMeth3 DNA window includes the following coding sequences:
- the gluQRS gene encoding tRNA glutamyl-Q(34) synthetase GluQRS, whose product MSPRPVLRFAPSPNGELHLGHALSALVGFDMARRFGGRFLLRIEDIDITRCREEYVTQIYEDLAWLGITWEEPVLRQSLHFTTYSAASDTLLKLGLLYPCFATRSEIAEATETRPAVTDPDGSPLYPRLHKNLPSEEIAARLTRNEPFALRLDMERALDALERMTGKRRVTFTELNETGRPETVEMDPDDWGDAILVRKDVPTSYHVAVTVDDARQGVSHVTRGRDLFAATSLHRLLQILLGLPEPIYHHHRLLTGADGLKLSKSAGDTSLTALRRQGISPQEIRRLVGLSGNA is encoded by the coding sequence CGAGCCCCAACGGCGAACTGCACCTCGGCCACGCACTGTCCGCGCTGGTCGGGTTCGACATGGCGCGCCGGTTCGGCGGCCGTTTCCTGCTGCGCATCGAGGATATCGATATCACGCGCTGCCGCGAGGAGTACGTGACGCAGATCTACGAAGACCTCGCCTGGCTCGGCATCACGTGGGAAGAGCCGGTGCTGCGCCAGAGCCTGCACTTCACCACCTACAGCGCCGCATCCGACACGCTTCTGAAGCTCGGCCTCCTCTACCCCTGTTTCGCAACGCGCTCCGAGATCGCCGAGGCGACGGAAACACGACCCGCCGTGACCGACCCGGACGGTTCACCGCTCTATCCCCGCCTGCACAAGAATCTGCCGAGTGAGGAGATCGCCGCACGCCTCACGCGCAACGAGCCATTCGCGCTGCGTCTCGACATGGAACGTGCACTCGACGCGCTGGAGCGCATGACCGGCAAACGGCGTGTCACGTTCACCGAGCTCAACGAAACGGGGCGGCCCGAGACTGTCGAGATGGATCCTGACGATTGGGGCGACGCCATCCTGGTACGCAAAGATGTGCCGACCAGCTATCACGTGGCGGTCACTGTGGACGATGCCCGTCAGGGTGTAAGCCACGTCACCCGAGGCCGAGACCTCTTCGCGGCCACGAGCCTGCACCGCCTGCTCCAGATTCTCCTCGGCCTGCCGGAGCCGATTTATCATCACCACCGCCTGCTGACCGGAGCCGATGGTCTGAAGCTTTCGAAGAGCGCGGGAGATACCTCGCTCACCGCCCTGCGCCGGCAAGGCATCAGCCCGCAGGAGATCCGCCGCTTAGTGGGCCTTTCCGGCAACGCTTGA